GGAGGACAGCGGCACGACGCCGCTCATGCCCAGGTCGGGCACGTCCACAAAGAAGCCGAAGTTACGCGTATCGGTGACGAGTGCGGGGTAGGGCGTCGGTTCACCGGAGGTGAGCTGCGCTTCCAGGTAGGCATACAGCTTCACTTCCTTGCTGTCGCGCTCGGCATCGGCGGAGTTCTTTTCAGTCTCCGTGATGTGCTCGGCGATCTGTTTCATCACCGGGATGGGGGCCTCCACTTTGTCAAACAACACGCGATGCACGACGAGGTCGGCGTAACGGCGGATGGGGGAGGTGAAGTGGGTGTATTTGGTTTTGGCCAGGCCGTAATGGCCCAGCGGCTCCACGGCATAACGGGCGCGCATGAGCGAGCGGAGGAAGCCGATTTTCAGCGCCTGGCCGATGGGCAGGGTGCCGAGCTTGGCGAGGAGCTTTTGGACTTCTGGGCGGTGGGTGAGGTCGCCACACTGGATGCGGTGGCTGAGGACGTCCTCGCGGTAGTCCTGGAGCTTTTTGTCCTTCGGCGCTTCGTGGATGCGGTAAACCGCCGGGCGGTTGCGCTTCATGAGGTCGGCAGCCACGGCTTCGTTGGCCAGCAGCATGTATTCTTCGATGAGCTGGTGTGATTCGTCGTTCTCGATGCGCTCTATGCGAAGGACTTTCCCCTGGGCATCTAGGCGGATTTTGTTTTCCGGGAAGTCGAGGTCGAGCGAGCCGTTGTCGAACCGGGCCTTGCGGATGCGCTGGGCCATGTCGTGGGCATCGTGCAGCATGGATTCGATGTCGCCCACGGGCCGGCGCTGGATGACGGCATACGCTTCTTTATAGGTGAAGCGCTTTTTGGAGCGGATCACGGCGGAGTAAAACTTCGTGGAGATGACCTCGCCGGTTTTCGACAGGAGAAACTCAGCACATTTGGTTAGACGGTCCACGTCCGGCTTCAGGGAGCACAGCTCATTGCTGAGCGCCTCAGGCAGCATGGGGATGACGCGGTCCACCAGGTAGGTGGAGTTGCCACGCTTTTTTGCCTCGACATCCAGGGGGCTGCCAGGGCGGACATAATGGGAAACATCCGCGATGTGAACCCACACCTTCCATTTGTCCCCTGGGACGGACTGAATGCAGATGGCATCATCAAAGTCGCGTGCATCATCCGGGTCAATGGTGATGACGTTGTGGCTGCGGCAGTCCACACGCCCTTCGCATTCCTCTTCCGCGGGCTGGTTGTCCGGCCGGGATTTGGCGATGGTGTTGGCCTCAGCCAGCACTTCTTTGGGAAAGTGCAGCGGCAGGGCGTAGTGACGCAGCACGGAGAGCATGTCCACGCCTTCGGCATCGGGTGCGCCGAGGACTTCCACCACTTCGCCTTCGGGCGGAGTATGGCGGTTTTCCCAGGCGGTGATTTCCACCACCACTTTGTCGCCGGGATTCGCCGGGCGGCCGACATCCTTCGGCTCCGGCACATAAATGTTGTGCGGGATGCGCGGATCATCCGGGATGACGTAGAGGAGTTTTTTGCTCGTCTGCAGCGTGCCGACGAACTGCTTGCGCTTGCGCTCCAAAACGCGCACGACGGAGCCCGCATTGGTCTCCGGCACGCCTTTGCGCAGGCCGGTGGGTTTGACCTCCCGGCGCACCAAGACACGGTCGCCATGCAGGGCGGTGGAGGTGGCGCTTTCGGCGATGCTGAGCTCGCCGATGCCGGACTCGTCCGGCTGTACG
This window of the Prosthecobacter sp. SYSU 5D2 genome carries:
- the rnr gene encoding ribonuclease R, translating into MESKILKLLGQADYTPSNVPELISHLRLKRGQQQELQEVLADLVQKGVIVRTKGNRYIQSREADLIPGVIQITRGGRGFVQPDESGIGELSIAESATSTALHGDRVLVRREVKPTGLRKGVPETNAGSVVRVLERKRKQFVGTLQTSKKLLYVIPDDPRIPHNIYVPEPKDVGRPANPGDKVVVEITAWENRHTPPEGEVVEVLGAPDAEGVDMLSVLRHYALPLHFPKEVLAEANTIAKSRPDNQPAEEECEGRVDCRSHNVITIDPDDARDFDDAICIQSVPGDKWKVWVHIADVSHYVRPGSPLDVEAKKRGNSTYLVDRVIPMLPEALSNELCSLKPDVDRLTKCAEFLLSKTGEVISTKFYSAVIRSKKRFTYKEAYAVIQRRPVGDIESMLHDAHDMAQRIRKARFDNGSLDLDFPENKIRLDAQGKVLRIERIENDESHQLIEEYMLLANEAVAADLMKRNRPAVYRIHEAPKDKKLQDYREDVLSHRIQCGDLTHRPEVQKLLAKLGTLPIGQALKIGFLRSLMRARYAVEPLGHYGLAKTKYTHFTSPIRRYADLVVHRVLFDKVEAPIPVMKQIAEHITETEKNSADAERDSKEVKLYAYLEAQLTSGEPTPYPALVTDTRNFGFFVDVPDLGMSGVVPLSSIKDDFFILEPTRNHLIGRHSRRVIKLGDKVTVQIYKLDRFKKMVDFQLVTDGTATARPERSRSEESRSDRPRSGDRSRPAEPGRGRTSSRSSSDRGRSRRDTDRQPEPMPEHRQEEPRRGRSTPKKAAKVADQDRGQENPRSRQGKPRPSKNDEPREERPRRARGASRKEEPVEAPPEAAKKWYHRLGFGKKKAAAPAPAAKKKKS